One region of Drosophila subobscura isolate 14011-0131.10 chromosome J, UCBerk_Dsub_1.0, whole genome shotgun sequence genomic DNA includes:
- the LOC117894047 gene encoding longitudinals lacking protein, isoforms N/O/W/X/Y isoform X3: MSVQQFCLRWNNHQPNFISVCSSLLHNGTLVDVTLAAEGRQLQAHKIVLSACSSYFQALFTTNPCQHPIVILKDVQYDDLKTMVDFMYYGEVNVSQEQLPHILKTAEMLKIKGLAEMPTDPANLTKSDSKSSSDGTELVGGAGSGVAGAGGASAGSLGAASGSSVGDSLWSSSEAQQFQQQQQQQQQAQQQQQHHHHQQQQHQLQQAQQQQQQAQQQQQAQQHHHHHHQHQQQQQQQQQGAQTQAPQTHHHQMRRTPSPLSAGTSPATRRKRLRKSSNNGSGERNNAEEQHSSSLDAGSAAGNAGLSLAQMSQMSFGGAANTAAALGSLAGHSLHAAKLLKESASTELEQQPQDSDLDDGHGHLHMQIKPEVDIGGVNQTMPLDISGATTPSEHDAPNSQSSHSGLQWTVVDSNYPRFSLPACQSNLIGNGSSGGGGGGGGAGNQSSANSSAGGGNVGGGGTNEQRQQQQHEAQQQATQQQQHLQQLHYQQQQQQQQQEQAAAAASGQAYSSQIITVNNLVSGYATAAQNLSPTSPNESNMVQSVYSQGPTPTQSPVHSGVTAAGAGGASGGAGSGGAGGNSSGAASQVVKRKRSVNPQGDENFIRALEAVRTGGIGFCKAARLYGVNNRTLWLEYKKRGYPVSRPSIKARVVKQEPNLSPSPTPSTNPGDDTTNETLNMQIPPQAETPTPSLMCTPHHGSIGSSAGTLPSGGNSHPAIGVMSLFDARYMDSPGNVHTMSRQRYIDATGAGAGAAGTGAGTINVNPTTAMNLQSINFNSI, translated from the exons ATGTCTGTGCAGCAGTTCTGCCTGCGGTGGAACAATCACCAGCCGAACTTCATATCGGTgtgctcctcgctgctgcacAATGGCACCCTGGTGGATGTCACGCTGGCCGCCGAGGGCCGCCAGCTGCAGGCCCACAAAATAGTACTCTCTGCGTGCAGCTCGTACTTTCAG GCCCTGTTCACGACGAATCCGTGCCAGCATCCGATCGTTATACTGAAAGACGTTCAATATGATGATCTCAAGACGATGGTGGACTTTATGTATTACGGGGAGGTGAACGTGTcccaggagcagctgccgcacATACTCAAGACGGCGGAGATGCTCAAGATCAAGGGCCTGGCCGAAATGCCCACGGATCCGGCAAATCTCACCAAATCGGACAGCAAGTCGTCGAGCGACGGCACTGAGCTGGTTGgtggcgctggctctggtgTGGCGGGAGCAGGCGGTGCCTCCGCGGGCAGCCTGGGagcagccagtggcagcagtgtaGGCGACTCGctctggagcagcagcgaggcgcagcagttccagcagcagcagcagcaacaacagcaggcccagcaacagcagcagcatcatcaccaccagcagcagcagcaccagcttcagcaggcgcagcaacaacagcagcaggcccagcagcagcagcaggcccagcaacaccatcatcatcaccaccagcatcagcagcagcagcagcaacaacagcagggcGCACAAACCCAAGCGCCGCAgacgcatcatcatcaaatgAGACGAACCCCCTCGCCGCTGAGCGCTGGCACCTCCCCAGCCACGCGGCGCAAGAGGCTGCGCAAATCCTCGAATAACG GCTCTGGCGAACGCAACAAcgcggaggagcagcacagcagTTCTTTGGACGCCGGCAGTGCCGCTGGTAATGCGGGTCTCAGTCTCGCCCAGATGAGCCAAATGTCATTTGGCGGAGCGGCCAATACGGCGGCTGCATTGGGCAGTCTGGCTGGGCATTCGCTGCACGCGGCCAAGCTGCTGAAGGAGTCGGCAAGCACCgaactggagcagcagccgcaggactCGGACCTGGATgacggacacggacacttacatatgcaaatt AAGCCCGAAGTGGATATCGGCGGAGTCAACCAAACAATGCCCCTGGACATTTCCGGCGCCACCACACCATCCGAGCACGATGCGCCAAACTCTCAGTCCTCGCACTCGG GTCTGCAATGGACAGTTGTCGATTCAAACTATCCGCGCTTTTCCCTGCCCGCCTGCCAGTCCAACCTGATTGGGaatggcagcagtggcggaggcggcggaggtggcggTGCCGGCAATCAGAGCAGTGCGAATAGTAGCGCCGGCGGCGGCAACGTAGGCGGTGGCGGCACCAAcgagcagcgtcagcagcaacagcacgaggcacagcagcaagccacccagcagcagcagcatctgcagcaattgcactaccagcagcagcagcaacaacagcagcaggagcaggcggcggcagcggcctcCGGCCAGGCGTACTCCTCCCAGATCATAACCGTCAACAACCTAGTCAGCGGATATGCGACCGCGGCCCAGAACCTCTCCCCCACCTCGCCCAACGAGTCCAACATGGTCCAGTCTGTCTACAGTCAGGgtcccacacccacccaaTCGCCGGTGCATTCCGGTGTGACTGCAGCAGGTGCAGGCGGTGCCAGTGGCGGAGCAGGCAGCGGTGGTGCCggcggcaacagcagtggAGCGGCCAGCCAGGTGGTAAAGCGTAAGCGTTCGGTGAATCCACAAGGCGATGAGAACTTCATAAGAGCTCTGGAGGCGGTGCGCACGGGAGGCATTGGCTTCTGCAAGGCGGCCCGACTGTACGGCGTGAACAATCGAACGCTGTGGCTGGAGTACAAGAAGCGTGGATATCCGGTGTCGCGGCCGAGCATTAAGGCGCGAGTGGTCAAGCAGGAGCCGAACCTCTCGCCCTCGCCAACACCGTCAACGAATCCGGGCGATGACACAACGAATGAGACGCTCAATATGCAGATACCACCGCAGGCGGAAACCCCGACACCATCCCTGATGTGCACTCCACACCAcggcagcatcggcagcagtgCGGGCACCTTGCCCAGCGGCGGCAACTCCCATCCGGCCATCGGAGTGATGAGCCTGTTCGATGCGCGGTACATGGACTCGCCGGGAAATGTGCACACCATGTCGCGGCAGCGGTACATTGACGCCACAGGCGCTGGGGCGGGAGCAGCTGGAACGGGTGCGGGCACCATCAACGTCAATCCGACCACTGCAATGAATCTACAGAGTATTAACTTTAACTCAATATAG
- the LOC117894047 gene encoding longitudinals lacking protein, isoforms A/B/D/L isoform X2, with translation MSVQQFCLRWNNHQPNFISVCSSLLHNGTLVDVTLAAEGRQLQAHKIVLSACSSYFQALFTTNPCQHPIVILKDVQYDDLKTMVDFMYYGEVNVSQEQLPHILKTAEMLKIKGLAEMPTDPANLTKSDSKSSSDGTELVGGAGSGVAGAGGASAGSLGAASGSSVGDSLWSSSEAQQFQQQQQQQQQAQQQQQHHHHQQQQHQLQQAQQQQQQAQQQQQAQQHHHHHHQHQQQQQQQQQGAQTQAPQTHHHQMRRTPSPLSAGTSPATRRKRLRKSSNNGECELGSGERNNAEEQHSSSLDAGSAAGNAGLSLAQMSQMSFGGAANTAAALGSLAGHSLHAAKLLKESASTELEQQPQDSDLDDGHGHLHMQIKPEVDIGGVNQTMPLDISGATTPSEHDAPNSQSSHSGLQWTVVDSNYPRFSLPACQSNLIGNGSSGGGGGGGGAGNQSSANSSAGGGNVGGGGTNEQRQQQQHEAQQQATQQQQHLQQLHYQQQQQQQQQEQAAAAASGQAYSSQIITVNNLVSGYATAAQNLSPTSPNESNMVQSVYSQGPTPTQSPVHSGVTAAGAGGASGGAGSGGAGGNSSGAASQVVKRKRSVNPQGDENFIRALEAVRTGGIGFCKAARLYGVNNRTLWLEYKKRGYPVSRPSIKARVVKQEPNLSPSPTPSTNPGDDTTNETLNMQIPPQAETPTPSLMCTPHHGSIGSSAGTLPSGGNSHPAIGVMSLFDARYMDSPGNVHTMSRQRYIDATGAGAGAAGTGAGTINVNPTTAMNLQSINFNSI, from the exons ATGTCTGTGCAGCAGTTCTGCCTGCGGTGGAACAATCACCAGCCGAACTTCATATCGGTgtgctcctcgctgctgcacAATGGCACCCTGGTGGATGTCACGCTGGCCGCCGAGGGCCGCCAGCTGCAGGCCCACAAAATAGTACTCTCTGCGTGCAGCTCGTACTTTCAG GCCCTGTTCACGACGAATCCGTGCCAGCATCCGATCGTTATACTGAAAGACGTTCAATATGATGATCTCAAGACGATGGTGGACTTTATGTATTACGGGGAGGTGAACGTGTcccaggagcagctgccgcacATACTCAAGACGGCGGAGATGCTCAAGATCAAGGGCCTGGCCGAAATGCCCACGGATCCGGCAAATCTCACCAAATCGGACAGCAAGTCGTCGAGCGACGGCACTGAGCTGGTTGgtggcgctggctctggtgTGGCGGGAGCAGGCGGTGCCTCCGCGGGCAGCCTGGGagcagccagtggcagcagtgtaGGCGACTCGctctggagcagcagcgaggcgcagcagttccagcagcagcagcagcaacaacagcaggcccagcaacagcagcagcatcatcaccaccagcagcagcagcaccagcttcagcaggcgcagcaacaacagcagcaggcccagcagcagcagcaggcccagcaacaccatcatcatcaccaccagcatcagcagcagcagcagcaacaacagcagggcGCACAAACCCAAGCGCCGCAgacgcatcatcatcaaatgAGACGAACCCCCTCGCCGCTGAGCGCTGGCACCTCCCCAGCCACGCGGCGCAAGAGGCTGCGCAAATCCTCGAATAACGGTGAGTGCGAGTTGG GCTCTGGCGAACGCAACAAcgcggaggagcagcacagcagTTCTTTGGACGCCGGCAGTGCCGCTGGTAATGCGGGTCTCAGTCTCGCCCAGATGAGCCAAATGTCATTTGGCGGAGCGGCCAATACGGCGGCTGCATTGGGCAGTCTGGCTGGGCATTCGCTGCACGCGGCCAAGCTGCTGAAGGAGTCGGCAAGCACCgaactggagcagcagccgcaggactCGGACCTGGATgacggacacggacacttacatatgcaaatt AAGCCCGAAGTGGATATCGGCGGAGTCAACCAAACAATGCCCCTGGACATTTCCGGCGCCACCACACCATCCGAGCACGATGCGCCAAACTCTCAGTCCTCGCACTCGG GTCTGCAATGGACAGTTGTCGATTCAAACTATCCGCGCTTTTCCCTGCCCGCCTGCCAGTCCAACCTGATTGGGaatggcagcagtggcggaggcggcggaggtggcggTGCCGGCAATCAGAGCAGTGCGAATAGTAGCGCCGGCGGCGGCAACGTAGGCGGTGGCGGCACCAAcgagcagcgtcagcagcaacagcacgaggcacagcagcaagccacccagcagcagcagcatctgcagcaattgcactaccagcagcagcagcaacaacagcagcaggagcaggcggcggcagcggcctcCGGCCAGGCGTACTCCTCCCAGATCATAACCGTCAACAACCTAGTCAGCGGATATGCGACCGCGGCCCAGAACCTCTCCCCCACCTCGCCCAACGAGTCCAACATGGTCCAGTCTGTCTACAGTCAGGgtcccacacccacccaaTCGCCGGTGCATTCCGGTGTGACTGCAGCAGGTGCAGGCGGTGCCAGTGGCGGAGCAGGCAGCGGTGGTGCCggcggcaacagcagtggAGCGGCCAGCCAGGTGGTAAAGCGTAAGCGTTCGGTGAATCCACAAGGCGATGAGAACTTCATAAGAGCTCTGGAGGCGGTGCGCACGGGAGGCATTGGCTTCTGCAAGGCGGCCCGACTGTACGGCGTGAACAATCGAACGCTGTGGCTGGAGTACAAGAAGCGTGGATATCCGGTGTCGCGGCCGAGCATTAAGGCGCGAGTGGTCAAGCAGGAGCCGAACCTCTCGCCCTCGCCAACACCGTCAACGAATCCGGGCGATGACACAACGAATGAGACGCTCAATATGCAGATACCACCGCAGGCGGAAACCCCGACACCATCCCTGATGTGCACTCCACACCAcggcagcatcggcagcagtgCGGGCACCTTGCCCAGCGGCGGCAACTCCCATCCGGCCATCGGAGTGATGAGCCTGTTCGATGCGCGGTACATGGACTCGCCGGGAAATGTGCACACCATGTCGCGGCAGCGGTACATTGACGCCACAGGCGCTGGGGCGGGAGCAGCTGGAACGGGTGCGGGCACCATCAACGTCAATCCGACCACTGCAATGAATCTACAGAGTATTAACTTTAACTCAATATAG